From Labrus bergylta chromosome 22, fLabBer1.1, whole genome shotgun sequence, one genomic window encodes:
- the LOC109992805 gene encoding prostaglandin D2 receptor 2-like, translated as MVYCPFYKEANFSGIPSNQTTKATSINVFTITLHGLFSSVGIIENLLILGVVGFHVRRSVISVWILNLAASDLLATASLPFFTLYMARGNTWTLGTTFCRIHSSIFFLNMFVSGFLLAAISLDRCLVVLRPVWAQNYRNIQLVGKICGVIWALAVVFTIPFYIFRDTIALPDGKIQCYYNYARLLPNEPFDLGHLCQQRKVALAFMRLFLAFLIPLLIIILSYAAVNQGLARRGCRRPFRFVRLVVAVVVTFILCWAPYHLFIIMEAVAPSRHPAQRFAGEALPYVATIGFLNSVLNPILYVFSCPDLRNKIRHSLGAVMESVLAEDLAELARRRSTARSLSTNEFMLKQKNSVNALGVKDKETEQEETQN; from the coding sequence ATGGTGTATTGTCCTTTCTACAAGGAGGCAAACTTCAGCGGTATCCcatccaaccaaacaaccaagGCCACGTCTATAAATGTGTTCACCATCACTCTCCATGGCTTGTTCTCTTCCGTCGGCATCATCGAAAACCTCCTCATCCTCGGAGTGGTCGGCTTTCACGTCCGCCGCTCTGTCATCAGCGTCTGGATCCTGAACCTTGCCGCCTCTGACCTGCTGGCCACCGCCTCTCTACCCTTCTTCACCCTCTACATGGCCCGCGGCAACACCTGGACGTTGGGCACGACCTTCTGCAGGATCCACTCCTCTATCTTCTTTCTCAACATGTTTGTGAGCGGCTTCCTGCTGGCGGCCATTTCTTTGGACCGCTGCTTGGTGGTTCTGAGACCCGTCTGGGCCCAGAACTACAGGAATATCCAGCTTGTTGGGAAGATATGTGGGGTGATTTGGGCTTTGGCTGTTGTCTTCACTATCCCCTTCTACATATTCCGGGATACCATTGCCCTACCTGATGGCAAGATCCAGTGTTACTACAATTACGCTCGGCTTCTCCCAAACGAGCCCTTTGACCTGGGACACCTGTGTCAGCAGCGAAAGGTGGCCTTGGCCTTCATGAGACTCTTCCTAGCCTTCTTGATCCCTCTGCTGATTATAATCCTCAGCTACGCTGCCGTGAACCAAGGCTTGGCACGCCGAGGCTGCCGACGCCCTTTCCGTTTCGTCCGTCTCGTGGTGGCCGTGGTGGTGACCTTCATACTCTGCTGGGCTCCGTACCACTTATTCATCATCATGGAGGCGGTGGCGCCAAGCAGGCATCCTGCACAGAGATTTGCAGGCGAGGCGCTCCCATACGTAGCGACCATTGGCTTCCTTAACAGTGTCCTTAACCCCATCCTGTATGTGTTCAGCTGCCCAGACCTGCGCAACAAAATCCGTCATTCTCTGGGCGCCGTGATGGAGAGTGTGCTGGCTGAGGATCTGGCAGAATTGGCCCGACGCCGCAGCACCGCTCGGTCCCTTAGCACCAATGAATTcatgttgaagcagaaaaattCTGTCAATGCCTTGGGTGTGAAAGACAAGGAGACAGAGCAAGAAGAAACTCagaattaa
- the si:dkey-165a24.9 gene encoding probable G-protein coupled receptor 132: MKGVWKNRDMSNDSCNLPLDTDTIGLTCIYSLIFSLGLPSNLLSLWGLYHLGRSSGGGCQLVYILNLLLSDLLQLLTLPLWIIYLQSAHRWPYGRLTCELVGYVFYVNIYASVMFLCLIALDRCLAIVYPLSSRRVRTIRVAAMSGVAVWTLTFLFSLSGLLPTVFDPDRLLCLEHYPVSPSYARFKITTVALGFLLPCTILGYTSAHIGVTLRRSPSLSDHERHKIVGILVLITVNFMVVFGPYHLVCGYRFVSLLLTDEPCGLERSIFLIHRICYGLTSLNTLLDPLFYIFLCSDARTELQKSLPCLGRGQNPPKKITLENESSPRRPDGESNRAQ; this comes from the exons ATGAAAGGTGTTTGGAAAAATAGAGACATGTCCAATGACAGCTGCAACCTCCCTTTGGACACAGACACTATTGGGCtgacctgtatctacagcctgATCTTCTCGTTGGGTCTCCCGAGCAATTTATTGTCACTCTGGGGACTGTACCACCTGGGCCGCTCAAGCGGGGGAGGCTGCCAGCTGGTCTACATCCTCAACCTGCTTCTGTCAgacctcctccagctgctcacACTGCCACTGTGGATCATTTATCTCCAAAGTGCTCACCGCTGGCCCTACGGTCGGCTGACCTGTGAGCTGGTGGGCTACGTGTTTTATGTGAACATCTATGCCAGCGTCATGTTCCTGTGCCTGATCGCACTGGACAGGTGCCTTGCTATCGTGTACCCGTTGAGCAGTCGCCGGGTGCGGACTATCAGGGTGGCAGCGATGAGTGGGGTGGCAGTTTGGACCCTCACCTTCCTGTTCTCCCTGAGTGGGTTGCTGCCCACAGTGTTTGATCCAGATAGACTGCTGTGTCTAGAGCACTACCCTGTCAGCCCCTCATACGCCCGCTTCAAGATCACCACCGTGGCCCTTGGGTTTCTGCTGCCATGCACCATACTTGG GTACACCTCAGCCCACATCGGGGTGACACTACGACgatctccctccctctctgaccaCGAACGACATAAAATTGTTGGCATCCTAGTCTTGATAACTGTCAATTTCATGGTTGTGTTTGGACCGTATCACCTCGTGTGCGGATACAGATTTGTGTCCTTGCTGTTGACTGACGAGCCGTGTGGATTAGAGCGTTCCATTTTTCTCATCCATCGCATTTGTTACGGTCTGACCAGCCTCAACACCCTGCTGGATCCCCTCTTCTACATCTTTCTGTGCTCGGATGCTCGAACAGAGCTGCAAAAGTCCTTGCCCTGCTTGGGGAGGGGGCAAAACCCACCCAAAAAGATAACTCTTGAGAACGAGAGCTCACCCAGAAGACCAGATGGAGAGTCAAACCGGGCACAATGA
- the ugt5g1 gene encoding UDP glucuronosyltransferase 5 family, polypeptide G1 isoform X1, with protein MYTNQGMSKIIPVFLIGLCFLLLRPTCCDGSRILVVPVDGSHWLNMEVLLKELHSRGHDITVLYSAKSWYIPKNSTFFTSITRRMMEDDTDKNAYNRMLLDVMECRKSMPFIRTFCQNNLIGSMLDKGHKILAGATAEMLDDTVFIKELQDAKFDLMLTDPALTIGVLLGSYLKLPMVFNVRWINTGEAHFTIAPSPLSYVPVPGSELHDQMNFLERTKNILHYLQSFYQLHFILNPHYSDLLQRHYPPGSDLLSMQYAADLWLIRTDFVFEFPRPTMPNVVYIGGFQCKKANPLPVELEAFMQSSGEHGVVVMSLGTFVSVLSREATNAIAAAFAQLPQKVVWKFAGEKPSSLGNNTLLVNWLPQNDLLGHPKTRAFVAHGGTNGMYEAIYHGVPVVGLPLLFDQFDNVHRLKVRGAAQHVEARTLTEEGFLETLKDVLNNPSYRDNMQRLSMLHRDLPISPIDTAIFWIEYVLRNKRATHLQSAGFSMPWYSYFCLDVAVFFIIIIVAFAWALIAFCRILCKSRRKRKAE; from the exons ATGTACACCAACCAG GGAATGTCGAAGATAATCCCAGTATTCCTGATAGGGCTCTGCTTCCTGTTGCTCAGGCCCACTTgttgtgatggcagcaggattCTGGTAGTACCTGTTGATGGCAGCCATTGGCTCAATATGGAGGTCCTCCTCAAAGAGCTGCACTCCAGAGGCCATGATATCACTGTCCTGTACTCTGCCAAGAGCTGGTACATCCCTAAAAACTCTACATTTTTCACATCAATTACTAGACGTATGATGGAGGATGATACGGACAAGAATGCCTACAATCGAATGCTTTTAGATGTTATGGAATGCCGCAAGTCGATGCCCTTTATACGCACCTTCTGTCAAAACAACTTAATAGGATCCATGTTGGATAAGGGCCACAAAATCCTTGCAGGAGCAACTGCTGAAATGTTAGATGACACTGTTTTTATCAAGGAGCTGCAAGATGCCAAGTTTGACCTGATGTTAACAGACCCTGCCCTGACTATAGGGGTTCTGTTGGGTAGTTACCTCAAGCTGCCAATGGTTTTTAACGTTCGCTGGATTAATACTGGTGAGGCCCATTTCACCATAGCTCCCTCGCCTCTGTCCTATGTACCGGTGCCTGGAAGTGAACTTCATGATCAAATGAATTTTCTGGAAAGGACCAAGAATATTTTACATTATCTACAAAGCTTTTATCAGCTGCACTTTATACTGAATCCTCATTATTCAGATCTGCTCCAGCGGCACTACCCACCTGGTTCTGACTTGTTGTCTATGCAGTATGCAGCTGATCTCTGGTTGATTAgaacagattttgtttttgagttcCCTCGCCCCACAATGCCCAATGTGGTCTACATAGGGGGGTTCCAGTGCAAGAAGGCTAATCCCCTCCCTGTTGAGCTGGAGGCCTTCATGCAGAGCTCTGGGGAGCATGGAGTGGTAGTCATGTCCCTTGGGACGTTCGTTTCAGTCCTGTCTCGTGAGGCCACAAACGCAATTGCTGCAGCTTTTGCTCAGCTCCCTCAGAAGGTGGTGTGGAAGTTTGCTGGTGAAAAGCCTTCATCCTTGGGGAACAACACGCTCTTGGTGAACTGGCTCCCTCAGAACGACCTCCTTGGCCATCCCAAGACTCGTGCCTTTGTAGCCCATGGTGGCACCAATGGCATGTATGAGGCCATTTACCATGGCGTTCCTGTTGTAGGCCTGCCCCTTCTCTTTGACCAGTTTGACAATGTTCACCGACTTAAGGTCCGCGGGGCAGCTCAACACGTTGAGGCAAGAACACTTACAGAGGAAGGCTTCTTAGAGACTTTAAAGGATGTCCTTAACAATCCTTCCTACCGTGACAACATGCAGCGACTTTCAATGCTGCATCGGGACCTGCCAATATCACCAATAGATACCGCCATTTTTTGGATTGAGTATGTCCTAAGGAACAAAAGGGCCACCCATCTTCAGTCAGCAGGTTTTAGTATGCCTTGGTACTCCTATTTCTGTCTAGATGTGGCTGTTTTCTTCATCATTATCATTGTCGCTTTTGCCTGGGCATTAATTGCATTCTGCAGGATTCTCTGCAAGTCAAGACGGAAAAGGAAGGCAGAGtaa
- the ugt5g1 gene encoding UDP glucuronosyltransferase 5 family, polypeptide G1 isoform X2 has product MSKIIPVFLIGLCFLLLRPTCCDGSRILVVPVDGSHWLNMEVLLKELHSRGHDITVLYSAKSWYIPKNSTFFTSITRRMMEDDTDKNAYNRMLLDVMECRKSMPFIRTFCQNNLIGSMLDKGHKILAGATAEMLDDTVFIKELQDAKFDLMLTDPALTIGVLLGSYLKLPMVFNVRWINTGEAHFTIAPSPLSYVPVPGSELHDQMNFLERTKNILHYLQSFYQLHFILNPHYSDLLQRHYPPGSDLLSMQYAADLWLIRTDFVFEFPRPTMPNVVYIGGFQCKKANPLPVELEAFMQSSGEHGVVVMSLGTFVSVLSREATNAIAAAFAQLPQKVVWKFAGEKPSSLGNNTLLVNWLPQNDLLGHPKTRAFVAHGGTNGMYEAIYHGVPVVGLPLLFDQFDNVHRLKVRGAAQHVEARTLTEEGFLETLKDVLNNPSYRDNMQRLSMLHRDLPISPIDTAIFWIEYVLRNKRATHLQSAGFSMPWYSYFCLDVAVFFIIIIVAFAWALIAFCRILCKSRRKRKAE; this is encoded by the coding sequence ATGTCGAAGATAATCCCAGTATTCCTGATAGGGCTCTGCTTCCTGTTGCTCAGGCCCACTTgttgtgatggcagcaggattCTGGTAGTACCTGTTGATGGCAGCCATTGGCTCAATATGGAGGTCCTCCTCAAAGAGCTGCACTCCAGAGGCCATGATATCACTGTCCTGTACTCTGCCAAGAGCTGGTACATCCCTAAAAACTCTACATTTTTCACATCAATTACTAGACGTATGATGGAGGATGATACGGACAAGAATGCCTACAATCGAATGCTTTTAGATGTTATGGAATGCCGCAAGTCGATGCCCTTTATACGCACCTTCTGTCAAAACAACTTAATAGGATCCATGTTGGATAAGGGCCACAAAATCCTTGCAGGAGCAACTGCTGAAATGTTAGATGACACTGTTTTTATCAAGGAGCTGCAAGATGCCAAGTTTGACCTGATGTTAACAGACCCTGCCCTGACTATAGGGGTTCTGTTGGGTAGTTACCTCAAGCTGCCAATGGTTTTTAACGTTCGCTGGATTAATACTGGTGAGGCCCATTTCACCATAGCTCCCTCGCCTCTGTCCTATGTACCGGTGCCTGGAAGTGAACTTCATGATCAAATGAATTTTCTGGAAAGGACCAAGAATATTTTACATTATCTACAAAGCTTTTATCAGCTGCACTTTATACTGAATCCTCATTATTCAGATCTGCTCCAGCGGCACTACCCACCTGGTTCTGACTTGTTGTCTATGCAGTATGCAGCTGATCTCTGGTTGATTAgaacagattttgtttttgagttcCCTCGCCCCACAATGCCCAATGTGGTCTACATAGGGGGGTTCCAGTGCAAGAAGGCTAATCCCCTCCCTGTTGAGCTGGAGGCCTTCATGCAGAGCTCTGGGGAGCATGGAGTGGTAGTCATGTCCCTTGGGACGTTCGTTTCAGTCCTGTCTCGTGAGGCCACAAACGCAATTGCTGCAGCTTTTGCTCAGCTCCCTCAGAAGGTGGTGTGGAAGTTTGCTGGTGAAAAGCCTTCATCCTTGGGGAACAACACGCTCTTGGTGAACTGGCTCCCTCAGAACGACCTCCTTGGCCATCCCAAGACTCGTGCCTTTGTAGCCCATGGTGGCACCAATGGCATGTATGAGGCCATTTACCATGGCGTTCCTGTTGTAGGCCTGCCCCTTCTCTTTGACCAGTTTGACAATGTTCACCGACTTAAGGTCCGCGGGGCAGCTCAACACGTTGAGGCAAGAACACTTACAGAGGAAGGCTTCTTAGAGACTTTAAAGGATGTCCTTAACAATCCTTCCTACCGTGACAACATGCAGCGACTTTCAATGCTGCATCGGGACCTGCCAATATCACCAATAGATACCGCCATTTTTTGGATTGAGTATGTCCTAAGGAACAAAAGGGCCACCCATCTTCAGTCAGCAGGTTTTAGTATGCCTTGGTACTCCTATTTCTGTCTAGATGTGGCTGTTTTCTTCATCATTATCATTGTCGCTTTTGCCTGGGCATTAATTGCATTCTGCAGGATTCTCTGCAAGTCAAGACGGAAAAGGAAGGCAGAGtaa
- the ponzr4 gene encoding plac8 onzin related protein 4 translates to MSVKMVVTQPRPFIMDSVSNQWTSGICDCLQDLPQCCLSCWCSPCFACKTAHEAGECLCLPLLDACGLIPPINTALRVSVRQRYGIEGTVFKDCVYACCCGPCSWCQIAREIKTRMSPITLVNVGK, encoded by the exons ATGTCTGTGAAGATGGTTGTGACACAACCAAGGCCCTTCATCATGGACTCTGTTTCCAACCAATGGACGTCTGGCATCTGTGACTGCCTTCAAGACCTTCCCCAGT gtTGCCTTTCCTGTTGGTGTTCTCCCTGCTTCGCCTGTAAGACGGCACATGAGGCCGGAGAGTGTCTGTGTTTACCTCTGCTTGACGCTTGTGGACTCATACCACCCATCAATACAGCCCTCAGGGTTTCAGTGCGCCAACGCTATGGCATTGAG GGTACGGTTTTCAAGGACTGTGTGTACGCCTGCTGCTGCGGGCCCTGCTCCTGGTGCCAAATAGCAAGAGAAATCAAAACAAGGATGAGTCCTATTACCCTCGTGAATGTgggaaaataa